ACAAATGCGGGAACATTAGGAGCCCAGAAAGGCCTGTTGTAAGCATCAGCAAGTGTTTTCATGACCTCCCTGTTTGTAATATGGCCCGGTGCCACTGCATTGTAAGCGCCCTGCATTTGCGCATCTTCTATTGCTTTGATATAAATGCCGCACAGATCATCCAGGTGTATCCATGGGAAATATTGCTTACCGCTTCCTATCGGCGCGCCAAGTCCCAGTTTGACGGGGAGTGCCATTTTTTTGAGAGCCCCTCCTTTGGGGGAGATAACAACGCCGGTCCTTACAATTACCGTCCTTACCCCTAAATCATTGAACCTGCCGGCCGCCTGTTCCCATTTTTTGCATGTCTCTCCAAGGAAATCGGTTGAAGGAGGATCATCTTCATTGAATATTTTATCGGATGTCAACGTTCCGTAATAGTTAACGGCTGATGCCGATATAAATGCTTTGGGCCGCGTTTTGGATCCGGCGACTTTACTGAATAACAGCTCTGCTGTTTCAACCCTGGAGTCGACTATTTCCTGTTTCCTCTTACTGGTCCACCGCTTATCTGAAATATTGGCTCCAGCAAGATGTACGATATAATCAGCCTTTTCTATTGCTCCCTTTTCAATCTCATTATTATCCGGATCCCATAGATAGGTCTCAGCATCAGGATCACCGGTCTTTTTCCTGCTCAGGATTGCCGTTTCATATCCTTTCTCCTTGAGCTTTCTGCTGAGGTGCGTACCTATCAGTCCACTTCCTCCGGTTATTAGTATATGCATAATTATGCTTTTTAGATTTGACTGTTTATTATTAACAATCAAAACCTTATTTGTTCAACTCACAGGAGAAAAAAAGATCTCTTACATCTCTGTATGTGCCACCAACGTCATGCTTAAGGTGGTTGTAATTGACATATCTGTTCAACTGGTCATTAGACATTTTACTTATTCCGTATACATGCGCCCCCGTATTCAGGTATTCAAGAGCCAGTGCATGTCCGAAAACTGAACCTGTGTCTGTTATTAATACATTCATGTTTTTTGAATTTAATGGTTATTAACCAATTTACAGATGAGAAACCTGAAAGGTAGAAAAATTGCGATCCTGGCGTTCTGAACCGGTAATAAGCAATGACCCGTTACGTTCTCTGCAAACATTTTTACCTGTCGAAGTCTGATAGGGCTTTCACCGGATAATAGCATTTTATATTATGCCTTGTTGTACCGTCTGCTTATCTCCTCCCAGTTTACCAGATTCCAGAAAGCTTCAATAAAATCAGGGCGCTTATTTTTGTATTTCAGATAGTAAGCATGCTCCCACACATCAATACAGAAAAGGGGAAACCCTTTGGTTCCGGCAGTATCCATAAGAGGATTGATATGATTTGAGGTTGATGATATAACCAGGTTATCACCATCCTTTATCAGCCATGCCCATCCGGAGCCGAATTGTGTAGCTGCTGCCTGGGAAAATTTTTCCTGAAATTCTTTAAAACTTCCAAAATGTTTGTTAATTGATTCGGCAAGCGGTCCGTCTGGTTTACCCGGACTTTCAGGTGTCATTGATCTCCAGAAGAGATTGTGATTATAGACCTGTCCCGCGTTTGTCGCAATACTGTCATCAACTGAAGATATTTCCGGAAAAATATCCTCGGGGTCCTTACCCTCCCATTTTGTCCCTTTTACAGCTTCATTAAACTTATCAACGTATTTCTGGTGATGCTTTGAGTGGTGGATTTCCATGGTTTCCTTGTCAATGTAAGGTTCCAGAGCATCGTATGAATAATCCAGTTTAGCTAATTTGTAGTCCATAACTTAAAATTTTACTTTGTCAGGTTGGTTTGTTCTGGTTAAAGATCATGGTTATTTCCTGCGCCCTGCAAGGAATATTACAGCTCCTGCAACAACAACCACTACACCTGCCCATTGCGGCCAGTTAACTTCTCTTTCTCTTTCCCTGGTAACTTCAACATCGCCTATTTCGACGATACTTTCTTCCTGTTTGAAGGTTATTCCCGAAAACACAGTAATAACTATTCCCAGGATAATAAGTGCTATTCCGAACTTTTTCATATTTAGGGGTTTTGTGTTGTTTAAAAATACCCCCGGCGTTTTATGCATTATTGGTTCTACCCGGTCAACCCTGGCTGATATTTAACCGTTTGGGAGATTAGCATACCGGGGGGGAGAGATAGCTGTACAAGGACAAGCTATATCAAAGTGATTTTATTTCTTTGATAATTTCGTCACGGGTTTTGCCAAGCTTTTTCTGCAGCTTGCCAATCAGCTGATCGTCCAGTCCCTCATTATAGGTAAGGTCATCATCGGTAAGTTCAGCATATTTTTGCTTGAGCTTGCCTTTTAAATCGTTCCAAGTTCCTTTAAATTCAAGTTTATCCATAACTACTTTTTTTAGTTTTAAATGTGCATCTACCACAGTGGGAATATTATGCCAAACTCATGCCCGGAATTTGCTGCAGGCATGTATGGAGTACATATTGAGACTGTTAAGACACCTCAGGAGTATGGACTAATTTAACTGGTTTGACAGTAAAGATGGGGATTAATTCACCAGTTGATCCACATATATCCTTTTTAATACTTTGTTAGCGGGTTGAGATTGCCATTGGTATTGTGCCGGCACCGGGTATTTCGCTTATTGCTTTTACGGTAATTGGATTTGTTTTGTCCGGGAACAGTTCCCCGGCTGATACAACATAGTACATATAGCCGGGCACTTTAACCTCTCCCTGTTATTGCTTATTCCATGGAACAGCGGCGGAGTATTTGTTTATTCGATCAAGTATGGATCTATACCTATGGACAGGAATTTATCCGAAAAGATCAGAAGGTGTATTGTATGCAAACAAAAAAAGCACCTGCCGGCTGAACGCTGCAAGTGCTTGATTTTGTGGTGGGCGATGCTAGATTCGAACTAGCGACCCCCTGCTTGTAAGGCAGGTGCTCTGAACCAGCTGAGCTAATCGCCCCTTTGCATTAAAAGCGGTGCAAATATAAAAGACTTATTCGGGATTGCAAAATATTTTTATTTTTCGCGGATTTTTGCAATCCGGCCTTTTTGGCAGTTTAGATGCACCGCCCTGTATTTCGCGGTTTCAGGGGATAAGCGGTGCATTTGTGGATATGGAGCAGCATTTATTGGCGACAGGAAACTATGCGATAAATGATACCGGCATATTCTCTTTTACTGCTTCTTCTTTTCTTCGTCAAGCATCTTTATAGTCTCCCTGAGGAATTCTTCAAATTCTGCCGCAAACTCCTTCCTCTTCAGAGCAAACTCAACGGTGGTCCTCAGAAAATCCATCTTGTTGCCGATGTCATACCGCTTGCCTTCGATAAGCGTAGCGATGATCCCCTCCTCCTTTAGCAGGATCTGCAGTGCATCGGTAAGCTGGATCTCATTGCCCTTGCCACGGGGTGTCTTTTCGAGCGCCTTGAAGATCTGGGGCGTGAGTATGTAACGCCCGGCGATGGCCAGGTTTGAGGGGGCCTGCTTCCTTGATGGTTTTTCAATGAGTCCGGTAAGCTGTATGACCCTGGTGCTGAGGTTGTCGCCATCTATGATACCGTATCTTGAAACATTGTCCCATGGAACGGTCTCCACAGCAATGACCGTATGGCCATATTGCTCGTAGGAGTCTATAAGCTGCTGGGTTACGGGGATGGCCGAATCGATTATGGAATCGCCCAGGAGCACGGCAAAAGGTTCCTGACCGCAATGGAACCTGGCATGGTATATGGCATCTCCGAGTCCGTTCAGCTCTTTCTGGCGGATAAAATGGATATTTGCAAGGTTCTCGATATGCTTCAGGTGAGTATAAAGTGCCTCCTCCTCTTTTTCCTGCAGCCTTGTCTCCAGCTCGAAATTCTTGTCGAAGTGGTCCTCCAGCGATCGCTTTCCCTTGCCTGATATGATAAGAATATCCTCTATCCCCGAGTCCACACATTCCTGGACAACATACTGTATCGCGGGGGTGTCAATGATCGGTAACATCTCCTTGGGTTGTGCCTTGGTTGCAGGAAGAAATCTTGTACCTAGGCCCGCTGCCGGGATAACTGCTTTTTTTATCATGGTTTTTCAGAATATTATTGGTTTTATCACTCTGGCGTTTACTTTTTTCAGGTTAAGGATCAGCCGCCTCAGCATCTCATCATCCTCATACATGCCTATGATGGCTCCGCCTGAACCCGAAAATTTAGCTGAGGCTCCGCAGGCTCTTGCTGTCTGCACCATCTCCATATTGCTTTCGGAGATGTTCATTATCTTGCAGCGCAGGTCAAAATTCTTGTTTATCAACTCATTCAGCATGCCGTAATCCTTTTCGAGGATTGCCTTTCTGCCCTCTTCGGCCAGCTCTGCTATCTCTGAGAGGGTATTTACAACAAATTCGTCTCCCTTGTCATACATTTCGCGGACATTGTTCAGGGCAGCTCCGGAGACTTTTCCCAGTTCCACCTTGTAGGCAAGATAGAGCTTCGGCAGCAGTGCCGGGTCGATGGGGGTGTACCTGCCGAAACCTTTTTCCTGCAGGTGCTTTTTGTCAAAGTCCATGTATACACAGCCTTCGTAAACCTGTATCACCCTGTCCTGCAAACCGGCGTTGATACCGAGTTCATCGGTCTCTGTCCGCCATATCAGTGTAGGCAGAATATGCTTTGGTATATCAACATCGTAGAACTGCATCAGCGCCTTCATGGTCGCAGCAATGATGGCGCTCGATCCCGCCAGTCCCACCTGCCGGGGGATGGACGACCTGTACCGGATGGTGAAGTTTTTGTGTCCGAGTCTTATATTGCTGTTCTCGCAATATTCGACGAACTTCTTGATGGTAGCCTTGATGAGCCGCGTTCCGCCATAATAACCGGATAGTTTTACTGAATCGACCAGCTGGTAAACATTCC
This genomic interval from Marinilabiliales bacterium contains the following:
- a CDS encoding TIGR01777 family protein; amino-acid sequence: MHILITGGSGLIGTHLSRKLKEKGYETAILSRKKTGDPDAETYLWDPDNNEIEKGAIEKADYIVHLAGANISDKRWTSKRKQEIVDSRVETAELLFSKVAGSKTRPKAFISASAVNYYGTLTSDKIFNEDDPPSTDFLGETCKKWEQAAGRFNDLGVRTVIVRTGVVISPKGGALKKMALPVKLGLGAPIGSGKQYFPWIHLDDLCGIYIKAIEDAQMQGAYNAVAPGHITNREVMKTLADAYNRPFWAPNVPAFV
- a CDS encoding superoxide dismutase, giving the protein MDYKLAKLDYSYDALEPYIDKETMEIHHSKHHQKYVDKFNEAVKGTKWEGKDPEDIFPEISSVDDSIATNAGQVYNHNLFWRSMTPESPGKPDGPLAESINKHFGSFKEFQEKFSQAAATQFGSGWAWLIKDGDNLVISSTSNHINPLMDTAGTKGFPLFCIDVWEHAYYLKYKNKRPDFIEAFWNLVNWEEISRRYNKA
- a CDS encoding CsbD family protein, whose amino-acid sequence is MDKLEFKGTWNDLKGKLKQKYAELTDDDLTYNEGLDDQLIGKLQKKLGKTRDEIIKEIKSL
- the galU gene encoding UTP--glucose-1-phosphate uridylyltransferase; translation: MIKKAVIPAAGLGTRFLPATKAQPKEMLPIIDTPAIQYVVQECVDSGIEDILIISGKGKRSLEDHFDKNFELETRLQEKEEEALYTHLKHIENLANIHFIRQKELNGLGDAIYHARFHCGQEPFAVLLGDSIIDSAIPVTQQLIDSYEQYGHTVIAVETVPWDNVSRYGIIDGDNLSTRVIQLTGLIEKPSRKQAPSNLAIAGRYILTPQIFKALEKTPRGKGNEIQLTDALQILLKEEGIIATLIEGKRYDIGNKMDFLRTTVEFALKRKEFAAEFEEFLRETIKMLDEEKKKQ
- a CDS encoding GHMP kinase gives rise to the protein MIIETRAYARAGLLGNPSDGYFGKTISIIIRNFGASISVYETPELKIEETEVDLNTFRNVYQLVDSVKLSGYYGGTRLIKATIKKFVEYCENSNIRLGHKNFTIRYRSSIPRQVGLAGSSAIIAATMKALMQFYDVDIPKHILPTLIWRTETDELGINAGLQDRVIQVYEGCVYMDFDKKHLQEKGFGRYTPIDPALLPKLYLAYKVELGKVSGAALNNVREMYDKGDEFVVNTLSEIAELAEEGRKAILEKDYGMLNELINKNFDLRCKIMNISESNMEMVQTARACGASAKFSGSGGAIIGMYEDDEMLRRLILNLKKVNARVIKPIIF